In Mastigocladopsis repens PCC 10914, a single window of DNA contains:
- a CDS encoding M3 family metallopeptidase: MSKNAIISDNPLLKGSGLPPFGEIKAEYVVPAFNQLLAELDQEVATLEANVEPTWSGLVEPLEKLTERLYWSWGVVNHLMGVKNSPELREAYETVQPQVVQFSNKLSQSQPIYNAFKVLRASDAWATLNSAQQRIVEAAIRDAELSGVGLQGEARERFNAIQMELAELSTKFSNHLLDATKAFSMTLTTKEEIDGLPPSLLSLAAQAARAGGEENATPENGPWRISLDFPSYGPFMQHSTRRDLRAKLYQAFITRASSGELDNNPLIERILELRQELSELLGFKTYAELSLASKMAKSVPAVESLLEELRSRSYDAANQELEELKGFAASKGAPEAQDLQHWDTTFWAERQREEKFDFTAEELRPYFPLPQVLDGLFGLVQRLFGVKITSADGQAPLWHEDVRYFQIADETDNPIAYFYLDPYSRPEEKRDGAWMDVCISRGKVTENGVTTTRLPVAYLVCNQTPPIDGKPSLMTFYEVETLFHEFGHGLHHMLTKVDYTSAAGINNVEWDAVELPSQFMENWCYDRPTLFGMAKHYETGEPLPEHYYQKLLAAKNYMSGSAMLRQIHFSLLDIELHHRYRRGAGETPKDVRDRIAKTTSVLPPLPEDSFLCAFGHIFAGGYAAGYYSYKWAEVLSADAFAAFEEVGLDNEQAIKVTGQRYRNTVLALGGSKHPMEVFKSFRGREPSTEPLLRHNGLVVAA; this comes from the coding sequence ATGAGTAAAAATGCCATTATTTCAGATAATCCCTTACTTAAAGGCTCTGGTTTGCCTCCCTTTGGAGAGATTAAAGCAGAATATGTGGTGCCTGCATTCAACCAACTACTGGCAGAACTAGACCAGGAAGTTGCTACTTTAGAAGCCAATGTAGAGCCGACTTGGAGCGGTTTAGTAGAACCTCTAGAAAAGCTGACGGAACGCTTATATTGGAGTTGGGGCGTTGTAAACCATCTGATGGGTGTGAAAAATAGCCCTGAACTTCGCGAAGCATACGAAACTGTACAGCCGCAGGTGGTACAGTTTTCTAATAAACTTAGCCAAAGCCAACCAATTTATAATGCTTTTAAGGTACTCCGTGCTAGTGATGCTTGGGCAACATTAAACTCGGCGCAACAGCGTATTGTGGAGGCTGCCATCCGAGATGCAGAACTTTCTGGTGTTGGCTTGCAGGGTGAAGCACGGGAACGCTTCAACGCCATTCAGATGGAGTTGGCAGAACTTTCTACTAAGTTTTCCAACCATCTGCTAGATGCGACTAAAGCCTTTAGCATGACACTGACAACCAAGGAAGAAATCGACGGCTTACCCCCCAGTTTGCTGAGTTTAGCAGCACAAGCCGCACGGGCTGGCGGGGAAGAAAACGCTACACCAGAAAACGGTCCTTGGCGCATCAGTTTGGATTTCCCCAGTTACGGTCCTTTCATGCAGCACAGCACCAGGCGTGACTTGCGAGCAAAATTGTATCAAGCCTTTATCACCCGTGCTTCATCGGGTGAGCTGGATAACAACCCGTTGATTGAACGGATTTTGGAGTTACGTCAAGAACTGTCGGAATTACTCGGCTTTAAGACATATGCTGAATTAAGCCTAGCCAGTAAAATGGCTAAGAGTGTCCCAGCAGTAGAGTCGCTGTTGGAAGAACTACGCTCCCGTAGTTATGATGCTGCTAATCAGGAATTAGAAGAACTCAAAGGCTTTGCCGCATCAAAGGGAGCACCAGAAGCCCAAGATTTACAACATTGGGATACCACTTTTTGGGCAGAACGTCAACGAGAAGAAAAATTTGACTTCACTGCTGAAGAATTACGCCCCTATTTCCCACTTCCTCAAGTTCTAGATGGCTTATTTGGATTGGTGCAACGGCTGTTTGGCGTCAAAATCACCTCTGCTGATGGTCAAGCCCCACTTTGGCATGAGGATGTGCGTTACTTCCAAATTGCTGACGAAACAGATAACCCAATTGCCTACTTCTACCTAGACCCCTACAGCCGTCCAGAAGAAAAGCGTGATGGTGCTTGGATGGATGTCTGCATCAGCCGTGGTAAGGTGACAGAAAATGGGGTGACGACTACCCGCCTTCCTGTGGCGTATTTGGTTTGCAACCAAACTCCCCCAATAGATGGCAAGCCTAGTCTCATGACTTTCTATGAAGTAGAAACTTTGTTTCACGAGTTCGGTCATGGCTTGCATCATATGCTGACTAAGGTAGACTACACTAGTGCAGCAGGTATCAACAACGTCGAGTGGGATGCTGTGGAATTGCCCAGCCAGTTCATGGAAAACTGGTGCTATGACAGACCAACTTTATTTGGTATGGCAAAGCATTACGAAACAGGCGAACCTCTGCCAGAACATTACTATCAAAAGCTACTGGCAGCAAAGAATTACATGAGTGGTAGTGCTATGTTGCGGCAAATCCACTTTAGCCTCCTTGATATAGAACTGCACCACCGGTACCGACGAGGTGCTGGAGAAACTCCCAAGGATGTGCGCGATCGCATTGCCAAGACCACAAGTGTTTTGCCACCACTGCCAGAGGATTCCTTTTTATGTGCTTTTGGGCACATATTTGCTGGAGGATATGCGGCAGGTTACTACAGCTATAAATGGGCTGAAGTTTTAAGTGCCGATGCGTTTGCCGCTTTTGAAGAAGTAGGCTTAGATAACGAACAGGCGATAAAAGTCACAGGTCAGCGTTATCGTAATACAGTGCTTGCTCTTGGTGGTAGCAAGCATCCAATGGAAGTGTTTAAGTCGTTCCGGGGTCGCGAACCCAGTACTGAACCTTTGCTGAGGCACAACGGCTTAGTTGTCGCAGCTTAA
- a CDS encoding universal stress protein, with amino-acid sequence MIEKILLAVSGLGHAEEMLKTLIEVPSIQRSKVTVLHVVPDQVSAEAMTAKWEEGGKILANAIQYLNLDPSKVSSILRQGDPKRVVCEVADEIEADLIIMGSRGLKRLQSILANSVSQYVFQLSSRPMLLVKDDIYIKKVNRIMVAMDNSDTAKHCVNLALFFLRDIKGGELILANINTDLRGKESETTEINPEQNPILATAYAEAKKYGVQARCITSSGKPGEEICRLADKLDVDLLLLGSPDRRPSIAKNLVDIDRLLGSSLSDYVRVNATCPVLLAR; translated from the coding sequence ATGATAGAAAAAATTTTGCTAGCTGTCTCTGGATTGGGGCATGCAGAAGAAATGCTCAAAACTTTGATAGAAGTGCCATCAATCCAAAGGTCAAAAGTTACAGTTTTGCACGTTGTTCCCGATCAAGTTTCTGCTGAAGCGATGACAGCTAAATGGGAAGAAGGCGGCAAAATTCTGGCTAATGCAATCCAGTATTTGAACTTAGATCCCAGCAAAGTTTCTTCAATTTTGCGGCAAGGTGATCCTAAACGTGTTGTTTGCGAAGTAGCTGACGAAATCGAGGCTGACTTAATTATTATGGGTTCACGCGGACTCAAGCGCTTGCAATCGATTTTAGCAAACTCAGTCAGTCAGTACGTTTTCCAATTATCTTCTCGCCCCATGTTGCTGGTAAAAGATGATATTTATATCAAAAAAGTTAACCGCATTATGGTGGCAATGGATAACTCTGATACCGCAAAACATTGCGTGAATTTGGCTTTATTCTTCCTGCGAGATATTAAGGGAGGGGAATTGATTCTCGCTAATATTAATACAGATTTACGCGGCAAAGAATCTGAAACAACTGAAATTAATCCAGAACAAAATCCTATTTTGGCTACAGCTTATGCAGAAGCTAAAAAATATGGCGTCCAAGCTCGTTGTATCACAAGTAGTGGTAAACCAGGTGAAGAAATTTGTCGCTTGGCAGATAAGTTGGACGTAGACTTATTATTGCTCGGTTCTCCAGATCGGCGTCCCTCAATTGCTAAGAATTTAGTAGATATAGACCGACTTTTGGGATCCTCTTTATCTGACTATGTTCGAGTTAATGCAACCTGTCCTGTATTGTTGGCGCGATAA
- the psbM gene encoding photosystem II reaction center protein PsbM: MQVNDLGFVASILFVLVPSVFLIILYIQTASREGKKDN, translated from the coding sequence ATGCAAGTTAATGACCTGGGGTTCGTGGCGAGCATTTTGTTCGTTTTGGTTCCCTCTGTTTTTTTAATCATTCTTTACATCCAAACTGCTAGCCGCGAAGGGAAAAAAGATAATTAA
- a CDS encoding 2Fe-2S iron-sulfur cluster-binding protein, which yields MGNVTFVKENQEVVAANGANLREKALQNNIDIYKLFGKMMNCGGYGQCGCCVVEVVEGVENLSPRTDAENRLLKKKPENCRLACQTLVNGPVSVVTKP from the coding sequence ATGGGTAATGTCACATTCGTTAAAGAAAATCAAGAAGTCGTGGCGGCAAATGGTGCGAACCTACGGGAGAAGGCTCTGCAAAACAACATCGATATATATAAACTCTTTGGCAAGATGATGAATTGTGGAGGTTACGGTCAGTGTGGCTGCTGCGTTGTTGAAGTAGTCGAAGGAGTGGAAAATCTCTCACCCCGTACAGATGCAGAAAATCGATTATTGAAGAAAAAGCCAGAAAATTGCCGTCTCGCTTGTCAAACCTTAGTGAACGGTCCAGTGAGCGTGGTAACAAAACCTTAA
- a CDS encoding peptidylprolyl isomerase, which produces MIPVLQVGKRAVSKDELIPLLKQYGMLPQLMREIIIDNAIANLILTKEENTQAYKHFYQQHQLNSEGDLQAWLQARGLDREQLDYLATRNIKLENFKRSTWADKLQSYFLQRKAKLDRVVYSLIRVKDICIAQELYFRIQEGEQSFSELAREYSQGSEAQTGGLIGPVELGIPHPALANMLVSVQAGQLLPPTPLGDWIVIVKLEKFLPAQLDEEMRQRLLNELFEYWLQTQLQENLQNLQAKFSQPQVELRGFVSSDVPQEVFFPDTSQ; this is translated from the coding sequence ATGATTCCAGTTTTACAAGTCGGTAAGCGCGCCGTTAGCAAGGACGAACTGATTCCCCTGCTGAAGCAGTACGGAATGTTGCCGCAGTTGATGCGAGAGATTATTATCGACAATGCGATCGCCAACCTTATCCTGACAAAAGAAGAAAATACCCAGGCATATAAGCACTTCTACCAGCAGCATCAGTTGAATTCTGAAGGTGACCTGCAAGCATGGTTGCAAGCCCGTGGTCTAGACCGCGAACAACTAGACTATCTAGCCACACGTAACATAAAACTGGAAAACTTCAAGCGAAGCACTTGGGCAGATAAGTTACAGTCCTACTTTCTTCAACGTAAGGCAAAGTTAGATAGGGTTGTCTATTCCCTCATTCGGGTGAAAGATATTTGTATTGCCCAAGAACTTTACTTCCGAATTCAGGAAGGGGAACAGTCTTTTAGCGAACTTGCTCGCGAGTATTCTCAAGGTTCAGAAGCTCAAACAGGCGGCTTAATAGGTCCGGTCGAGTTAGGTATTCCCCATCCAGCTTTGGCAAATATGCTGGTATCGGTTCAAGCTGGTCAGCTTTTACCACCAACACCCTTGGGAGATTGGATTGTAATTGTTAAGCTGGAAAAGTTTCTACCGGCCCAGTTAGATGAAGAAATGCGGCAGCGACTGCTCAATGAACTATTTGAATACTGGCTACAAACTCAGTTACAAGAAAATTTACAAAACCTACAGGCTAAATTTTCACAACCTCAAGTTGAACTACGGGGCTTTGTCAGCTCTGATGTACCCCAAGAAGTTTTTTTTCCAGACACAAGTCAATGA
- the hppD gene encoding 4-hydroxyphenylpyruvate dioxygenase, translated as MKIDHVHFYVEDAKAWRDWFVSHLGFQVVADSAIPPTLREKGSCIPWGVREDDTFHTCTQVVKSGPIYFLLSSPLLPTSPVAEFLRHHPPGVADIAFAVENVEEVILLAQAHGAKVLQPIQQHQYGQEYIKWGKIAAWGSLSHTLIERGVGEDKKSPLFSLHSDTPLLPPSSFTAIDHIVLNVDAGDLERAVTWYEKILDFQQQQTFNIQTARSALYSQVIVSRNGGVQLPINEPASANSQIQEFLNVNRGAGIQHIALRTRNIVHAIAQFRANGLCLLPVSKGYYSQIRQRKGLPLSPEELNAIAQQEILVDWQEDTFFGSKNITPLLLQIFTQPIFGQPTFFFEFIERRDQAQGFGEGNFRALFAAIENEQIKRGSLQDFGR; from the coding sequence ATGAAAATTGATCACGTACATTTCTATGTAGAAGATGCCAAAGCGTGGCGCGATTGGTTTGTAAGCCATCTGGGTTTTCAAGTCGTCGCTGATTCTGCCATTCCTCCAACCCTCCGTGAAAAGGGGAGCTGTATTCCGTGGGGAGTTAGGGAAGATGATACCTTTCACACCTGCACACAAGTGGTCAAAAGTGGTCCAATCTACTTTTTGCTGTCTTCCCCGCTATTACCCACAAGTCCTGTGGCTGAGTTTTTGCGCCACCATCCGCCTGGTGTGGCAGATATCGCTTTTGCTGTTGAAAATGTAGAAGAGGTGATTTTGCTTGCTCAAGCCCACGGGGCAAAAGTCCTCCAACCTATCCAGCAACACCAATATGGTCAGGAATACATTAAATGGGGCAAAATTGCCGCTTGGGGTTCTCTGTCTCATACTCTCATCGAAAGGGGAGTAGGTGAAGACAAGAAATCTCCCTTGTTCTCCCTCCACTCGGACACTCCCCTACTCCCCCCCTCTTCCTTCACCGCCATAGACCACATCGTGCTGAACGTAGATGCAGGCGATTTAGAACGTGCAGTGACTTGGTACGAGAAGATCCTTGATTTTCAGCAACAGCAGACGTTTAATATTCAAACTGCTCGCTCTGCTCTATATAGCCAGGTGATAGTTTCGCGCAATGGAGGCGTACAATTGCCGATTAATGAGCCAGCTTCAGCCAATTCTCAAATTCAAGAATTTTTGAACGTGAACCGAGGAGCAGGAATTCAACATATCGCCCTACGGACACGCAATATTGTTCATGCAATCGCCCAATTCCGCGCTAATGGTCTATGTTTACTCCCAGTTTCCAAAGGCTACTACTCACAGATTCGACAGCGAAAAGGGCTTCCCCTATCTCCAGAGGAACTGAATGCTATTGCTCAACAGGAGATTTTGGTAGATTGGCAAGAAGATACTTTTTTTGGGTCAAAGAATATAACGCCCTTACTACTGCAAATTTTTACCCAGCCCATTTTTGGACAGCCGACTTTTTTCTTTGAGTTTATTGAGCGTCGTGACCAAGCTCAAGGTTTTGGTGAAGGGAATTTTCGCGCTTTATTTGCAGCAATTGAAAATGAACAAATCAAACGTGGTAGCCTACAAGATTTTGGACGATAG
- a CDS encoding HAD family hydrolase has protein sequence MLRLITDFDGPIIDVSERYYRVYQFCLEKTRHLDQQVRQLPKAEFWQLKRSRIPEKQIGIISGLDEVQAQEFAQMRRKTVHTEPYFQYDSLAPGAVEALLKIQETGVDLVVMTMRRVWELDYAFKKYDLGRFFPENRCYCLSNDYVKTRDIDDKPLLMARAIEELPPATDIWMVGDTEADMISATKHGIKVIAVECGIRDRAQLEPYQPDLIVKDLSCAVDLVLERSLQQTPWMGNGELN, from the coding sequence ATGTTAAGACTTATTACAGATTTTGACGGTCCCATTATTGATGTTTCTGAACGGTACTACCGTGTCTATCAATTCTGTTTGGAGAAGACTCGGCACTTAGACCAACAAGTACGACAACTTCCCAAAGCAGAGTTTTGGCAGTTGAAGCGATCGCGTATTCCCGAAAAACAAATTGGTATCATTTCTGGTCTTGATGAAGTGCAGGCGCAGGAATTTGCTCAAATGCGGCGAAAAACTGTGCATACGGAACCATACTTCCAATATGACAGCCTAGCGCCTGGTGCTGTAGAGGCACTTCTAAAGATCCAAGAGACGGGAGTTGATTTAGTCGTTATGACTATGCGTCGAGTTTGGGAATTAGACTATGCCTTCAAAAAATATGATTTAGGCAGATTTTTCCCAGAAAATCGTTGTTATTGCCTAAGCAACGACTACGTGAAAACCCGTGACATTGATGATAAACCCTTATTGATGGCACGGGCAATAGAAGAACTTCCCCCTGCGACTGATATCTGGATGGTGGGAGATACGGAAGCCGACATGATTTCTGCCACAAAACACGGTATCAAGGTGATAGCTGTAGAGTGTGGTATCCGCGATCGCGCTCAATTAGAACCCTACCAGCCAGACTTAATTGTAAAGGATTTGAGTTGTGCTGTGGATTTAGTCCTAGAGAGATCGCTACAACAAACACCTTGGATGGGAAATGGGGAATTGAATTAA
- a CDS encoding CPP1-like family protein, with protein MSEQNPYEKLGVSEDATFDEIQDVRNRLLEQYSGDGKRLEVIEAAYDAILMERLRMRQEGKIKVPERIRFPERLVQSPPKEKLTPRDQSPAWLQRILDKPTPADVLLPGAWYIGLSAISVFYQAGGDQILQLVLVLGVGLSIYFLNRKEGKFGRAVLLTLIGLITGLIAGGFVVNWLLPQIQFLNLTQNQFSTVVTFVLLWLISSFLR; from the coding sequence ATGAGCGAGCAAAATCCCTACGAAAAACTTGGGGTATCAGAGGATGCTACCTTCGATGAAATTCAAGACGTTCGCAATCGCCTATTGGAGCAATACAGTGGCGATGGCAAACGTCTAGAAGTCATTGAAGCAGCTTATGACGCGATTTTAATGGAGCGCTTAAGGATGCGCCAAGAAGGCAAAATAAAAGTGCCCGAACGCATCCGCTTTCCCGAGCGGCTCGTGCAATCGCCTCCAAAAGAAAAGCTAACCCCTCGCGACCAGTCGCCTGCGTGGCTACAACGAATCCTGGATAAGCCAACTCCAGCAGATGTATTGTTACCTGGAGCTTGGTATATTGGGTTGAGTGCCATTAGCGTGTTTTACCAAGCTGGGGGCGACCAGATTTTGCAGTTGGTATTAGTGCTTGGGGTGGGTTTAAGTATTTACTTTCTCAATCGCAAGGAAGGAAAGTTTGGTAGAGCAGTTTTATTAACGCTTATCGGTCTAATTACGGGCTTAATTGCCGGAGGATTTGTTGTCAACTGGCTCCTACCCCAAATACAATTTCTCAATTTAACTCAGAATCAGTTTTCTACGGTGGTAACTTTCGTATTGTTATGGCTTATCAGTAGCTTTTTAAGATAA
- a CDS encoding response regulator transcription factor — protein MAPAKILVVDDDPAVRNLIQRFLIKQNYQVEAAEDGKTALAMFEQFNPDLVILDVNLPDVIGFNLCQEMQSRNGVFVLMLTSRADEADKIRGFSKGADDYLTKPFGLGELEVRVAAILRRQRVVTTAEQKRLVFEKLMIDPVRREVTLNSLPVPLTALEFDLLHFLASHPGRVWRRAELIQEVWDYEYVGDQRVVDVHIGQIRKKIEADATQPALIQTVRGVGYKFECPSQVPQSEKSH, from the coding sequence ATGGCTCCTGCCAAGATTCTTGTAGTTGATGACGACCCTGCGGTTCGGAATTTAATCCAACGCTTTTTAATCAAGCAAAACTATCAGGTAGAGGCTGCCGAAGATGGTAAGACTGCCCTAGCGATGTTTGAGCAATTTAACCCAGACTTGGTGATTTTAGATGTAAATTTACCAGACGTTATTGGGTTTAACCTCTGCCAAGAGATGCAAAGCCGTAATGGAGTTTTTGTACTAATGCTAACTAGCCGAGCAGACGAAGCTGACAAGATTCGCGGCTTTTCTAAAGGTGCTGATGACTATCTGACTAAGCCATTTGGCTTAGGAGAACTAGAAGTCAGAGTGGCAGCGATTTTAAGGCGTCAGCGTGTTGTCACTACGGCAGAACAGAAGAGGTTGGTATTTGAAAAGCTCATGATTGACCCCGTACGGCGGGAGGTAACACTTAACAGCCTACCTGTACCCTTAACTGCTTTGGAATTTGACTTGTTGCATTTTTTAGCCAGCCATCCAGGTCGAGTTTGGCGACGAGCTGAACTTATTCAGGAGGTGTGGGACTACGAGTATGTCGGCGACCAAAGGGTTGTAGATGTACATATCGGTCAAATTCGCAAGAAGATTGAGGCTGATGCCACCCAACCAGCATTAATTCAAACGGTGCGTGGCGTTGGGTATAAATTTGAATGCCCTTCTCAAGTCCCACAGTCTGAAAAATCTCACTAG
- a CDS encoding DUF2811 domain-containing protein, whose amino-acid sequence MNATVSIFTEIPETLHESLKNYLETHPDWDQNRVLTAALSLFLLQNGDSDRRAARVYLETLFHHC is encoded by the coding sequence ATGAACGCAACAGTTAGCATTTTTACAGAAATACCCGAAACACTTCATGAATCGTTGAAAAATTACTTAGAAACACATCCAGATTGGGATCAAAACCGTGTACTGACAGCAGCATTGTCGTTGTTTTTACTTCAAAATGGGGATAGCGATCGCCGTGCTGCCCGAGTTTATCTAGAAACTTTGTTTCATCACTGCTAA
- a CDS encoding MDR family MFS transporter, which produces MTFLNKYKLSFFPKLNPQVWILAIGRFLSELGTGFTLFYAPIFFVNKIGLSATSVGLALGSASVSGILGRILSGVLSDAPQIGRRRTLLLSAAISAIGSLVLAATSDFVNLVIGNVICGLGLGLYWPANESVVADVTPTENRREAYALTRLFDNLGLGMGIVLGGVLIATTGSYRSLFIIDAVSFIVFFAVVYVAIQETCQPKKIRQEVTSQTASWITALRNAPFRVYVVINIIFTTYVSQLHSTLPIYFKNFVQVGESAKGFTETTISALFAWHLVITSLGQLPIARVLRRFTHSQVFTVSAVLWGVGFSLIWMTGVASSHQLVWASLALGVFALAIASYTPSASSLVTDLAPESQRGVYFSISSLCWAAGYFIGPPLGGWVLDQARIVVDSFWICLGLSTVIFIASLQYLHRLLKIKH; this is translated from the coding sequence GTGACATTCTTGAATAAGTATAAATTAAGCTTTTTCCCAAAGTTAAATCCCCAAGTTTGGATCTTAGCAATTGGTAGATTTCTCTCAGAACTTGGTACTGGATTTACACTGTTTTACGCTCCTATCTTTTTCGTTAACAAAATAGGTTTATCTGCAACATCTGTCGGCTTGGCTTTAGGTAGCGCCTCAGTTTCTGGCATTTTAGGGCGAATTTTGAGTGGTGTTTTGTCTGATGCCCCCCAAATTGGACGCCGCCGCACTTTGTTGCTTTCGGCGGCAATTTCGGCAATTGGTTCTCTAGTTTTGGCTGCAACTAGCGATTTTGTCAATTTAGTTATTGGTAATGTGATTTGTGGCTTGGGCTTAGGTTTATACTGGCCTGCAAATGAATCTGTTGTTGCCGATGTCACACCAACTGAAAATCGTCGTGAAGCTTACGCCCTCACCCGACTTTTTGATAATCTTGGCTTGGGGATGGGAATTGTGCTAGGAGGGGTTTTGATAGCGACAACAGGGAGTTATCGCTCACTGTTTATCATTGATGCAGTTTCTTTCATAGTATTTTTTGCAGTTGTTTATGTAGCCATCCAAGAAACCTGTCAACCAAAAAAGATAAGACAAGAAGTCACGTCACAAACAGCTTCTTGGATAACAGCATTACGCAATGCCCCGTTCAGGGTTTATGTTGTCATCAATATTATCTTCACTACTTACGTTTCCCAACTACACAGTACCCTCCCCATTTACTTCAAAAACTTTGTGCAAGTTGGGGAATCAGCAAAAGGATTTACTGAAACTACTATCAGTGCCCTTTTCGCTTGGCATTTGGTCATCACGAGTTTGGGACAACTGCCCATTGCCCGTGTTTTAAGACGCTTTACTCATTCTCAAGTCTTCACTGTTTCCGCAGTGTTATGGGGTGTGGGTTTTAGCCTCATCTGGATGACAGGCGTTGCTTCATCTCATCAGTTGGTGTGGGCATCTTTGGCATTGGGAGTATTTGCCCTAGCTATTGCCTCTTACACCCCCTCTGCCTCGTCCCTAGTCACTGATCTAGCCCCCGAATCCCAACGCGGTGTTTATTTCTCTATTAGCTCCCTGTGCTGGGCTGCTGGGTATTTTATAGGTCCTCCCTTGGGTGGTTGGGTATTAGACCAAGCCCGAATCGTAGTTGATAGCTTTTGGATATGCTTAGGGCTAAGTACTGTCATCTTTATCGCCAGTTTACAGTACCTTCATCGGTTGCTGAAAATTAAACACTGA
- the hisIE gene encoding bifunctional phosphoribosyl-AMP cyclohydrolase/phosphoribosyl-ATP diphosphatase HisIE produces the protein MFSCDLHSLHHAIPVEKIRYDEKGLVPAIVQDYLDGTVLMMAWMNRESLQKSLETGESWFWSRSRQELWHKGATSGHLQKLKSMRYDCDSDALLVGVEQVGDIACHTGQRSCFHKVDGQIVPPLGDTLSQLFAVICDRRDNPTESSYTCKLFAGGDNKILKKLGEETAEVVMAFKDDDADAITSEVADLLYHTLVALAHHKVDVKAVYRKLQERRK, from the coding sequence ATGTTTTCTTGCGATTTACATTCACTGCACCACGCCATCCCTGTTGAAAAAATTCGCTATGATGAAAAAGGACTTGTGCCAGCTATTGTTCAAGATTATTTAGATGGCACGGTTTTAATGATGGCGTGGATGAATCGGGAGTCGCTCCAAAAAAGTTTGGAGACTGGAGAAAGTTGGTTTTGGAGTCGTTCTCGTCAGGAGTTGTGGCACAAAGGGGCGACTTCTGGGCATCTTCAGAAACTGAAAAGTATGCGTTATGACTGTGATAGTGATGCGCTACTGGTTGGGGTAGAGCAAGTAGGAGATATTGCCTGTCATACTGGTCAGCGCAGCTGTTTTCATAAAGTAGATGGACAAATAGTCCCGCCACTAGGGGATACATTGTCACAACTGTTTGCCGTCATATGCGATCGCCGTGATAACCCGACTGAAAGTTCTTATACTTGCAAGCTTTTTGCAGGCGGTGATAACAAGATTTTGAAAAAGTTAGGTGAGGAAACCGCAGAGGTCGTGATGGCTTTTAAGGATGATGATGCGGATGCCATTACTTCAGAAGTTGCTGATTTGCTTTACCATACTTTAGTGGCATTAGCTCATCATAAAGTTGATGTGAAGGCTGTTTATCGCAAGTTGCAAGAGCGGCGGAAATAA
- a CDS encoding ChaB family protein, which produces MLYKSNQDLPLEIRSRLSEAYQDWYRAAFNSAMHWYGEAPKAHQVALSAVKMQSAMHKSVI; this is translated from the coding sequence ATGTTATACAAGTCAAATCAAGACTTGCCTCTAGAAATTCGCAGTCGTTTATCAGAGGCATACCAGGATTGGTATCGAGCCGCTTTTAACTCGGCGATGCACTGGTACGGTGAAGCACCAAAGGCTCACCAAGTCGCGTTGAGTGCTGTTAAGATGCAATCGGCCATGCATAAGAGTGTTATTTAA